A genomic segment from Chitinophaga niabensis encodes:
- a CDS encoding SRPBCC family protein, whose protein sequence is MKGNLISETSVSIKASAARVWKAITDPQSIKQYLFGTKVTSDFKEGSEITYEGEFEGKSYKDKGVIRKMEPGKIFQSTFLSGAKEDKPENYNLVTFRLVEEEGKTVVTLSQDNIASEKEKEHSDGNWSAVLKKLKEVVEAEG, encoded by the coding sequence ATGAAAGGGAATCTCATATCGGAAACATCTGTAAGTATTAAAGCTTCTGCTGCCAGGGTATGGAAAGCCATTACAGACCCCCAAAGCATTAAGCAATACCTGTTCGGTACCAAAGTGACCTCTGACTTTAAAGAAGGCAGTGAGATCACTTATGAAGGAGAATTTGAAGGCAAGTCTTATAAAGACAAAGGGGTGATCCGGAAAATGGAACCCGGTAAAATATTTCAAAGCACTTTTTTAAGTGGGGCGAAGGAAGATAAACCGGAGAATTACAACCTGGTCACATTCAGGCTGGTAGAGGAAGAAGGTAAAACAGTGGTCACACTTTCGCAGGATAATATTGCTTCAGAAAAAGAAAAGGAACATTCAGACGGGAACTGGTCTGCCGTGTTGAAGAAATTGAAGGAAGTGGTGGAAGCGGAAGGATAA
- a CDS encoding CHAT domain-containing protein, with protein sequence MKINKVLIRGELQPRVPGAPTTVSTYSTKSTGELLELAIHADVTLEFILEDKTAWRCGQDELDLLFPLVVSDPFEIPALIEPYGIKVDSPVQFIHIHQNGSDDSRGLNLKGRQAGTAAAMATVRHPLQVSIMQGDLRFASYPLLAGHFLGDSILYAESEIDKALKGALREKHNLGIYPGEIGTTEIIISPQTTFAGAIIVGLGKPETLTSFQLANTVERGIAKYLIDLKRDLYNPGDNYDGPVGISSLIIGCGYGGLSVENAISGIILGIQYANEKIHKLFSGNAKLIEQLEFIELYEDRAVSCLYSISKLEEDVTNSYNISIEKEKKRIGMLPGSRQRIIEKTGEGWWSRITVTQSQDANTRFKSLVFNASTGSAREEQSNLFSSTQVLDQLIEDISTNNKWTPALAQTVFELLIPNAFKEQLKRQGNINWILDQDTAAYPWELLQDTTSPSAKPLCINSGMIRQMVTNNFRNRVQSVAANNALVIGDPKLFGFLPQLPGAIKEGKIVEQILHDHNFGVSTIINGSATAITEALFGNVYKIIHLAGHGSYNPEKPGETGMVIGKDIFLTSGEIAQMSSVPEFVFVNCCSLGRTQGMDNRYYQQRYKFAANIGTQLIQNGVKAVIAAGWAVSDAAALAFTEAFYKLMFNGETFGEAVKKARSKIYEEFSDTNTWGAYQCYGDPFYRFNNRSWSAQSQRSYMISQEAEIDLSNLRNQLEMGTAKDESFLQQLAEISAAVDSAGIRTARITEKEALIYADLFRYEDASEKFQALLQVEDASFSFSVMEKYLSVRSKMCYERRANFTADILLQEIGYIDSQLTILLGLGPTAERYSLVGSNYKRKAMLHEDPAEKIKACQAAAYYYQKACGIEGNTTLAYAYTNWIELEAIVNVAAARTWGTTVQFNEESYNLPSTDILQDVLRKLISTPGRKFDYWQMINNANVHCCNWILDACRDKQFSTHDAVFKSYNDVWKKAESKGKKMVVINHLEFLTNILSSAGIAQAEEVDKLRVRLAELV encoded by the coding sequence ATGAAAATCAATAAGGTCCTCATCAGAGGGGAACTGCAGCCAAGAGTGCCCGGCGCACCCACCACAGTTTCCACATATAGTACAAAGAGCACAGGTGAATTGTTGGAATTAGCCATCCATGCGGATGTTACATTGGAGTTTATACTGGAAGACAAAACTGCCTGGCGTTGTGGCCAGGATGAGCTGGACCTCCTGTTTCCACTGGTAGTATCAGACCCTTTTGAAATACCGGCACTGATAGAACCTTATGGGATCAAGGTAGACAGCCCTGTTCAATTTATACACATTCATCAAAATGGAAGTGACGACTCCCGGGGGCTGAACCTCAAAGGCCGCCAGGCGGGTACAGCTGCCGCTATGGCTACTGTGCGGCATCCCCTGCAGGTAAGCATTATGCAGGGAGACCTCAGGTTTGCCAGTTATCCTTTGCTGGCAGGGCACTTCCTCGGAGATAGCATCCTTTACGCGGAAAGTGAAATAGATAAAGCACTGAAAGGTGCGTTGCGGGAGAAACATAACCTTGGCATCTATCCCGGTGAAATCGGCACAACGGAGATCATCATCAGCCCTCAAACCACTTTTGCAGGCGCTATTATCGTAGGGCTGGGGAAACCGGAAACCCTTACCTCTTTTCAACTGGCCAATACCGTGGAAAGAGGGATTGCCAAATACCTGATAGACCTGAAACGTGATCTGTATAATCCCGGCGATAATTACGACGGCCCCGTTGGCATCTCTTCACTGATCATTGGTTGCGGATACGGCGGGCTGAGTGTGGAAAATGCTATCAGTGGCATTATACTGGGCATCCAGTATGCCAATGAAAAGATCCATAAGCTCTTTTCCGGCAATGCAAAACTGATAGAACAGCTGGAATTCATTGAACTGTACGAAGACCGTGCCGTGAGCTGCCTTTATTCCATCAGTAAACTGGAAGAGGATGTAACCAACTCTTACAATATCAGTATCGAAAAAGAAAAGAAAAGGATCGGTATGCTGCCCGGAAGCAGGCAGCGGATCATTGAAAAAACAGGAGAAGGCTGGTGGAGCAGGATAACCGTTACCCAGTCCCAGGATGCCAACACGCGTTTCAAATCCCTTGTTTTCAATGCCTCCACCGGCTCCGCGCGGGAAGAGCAAAGTAATCTCTTTAGCAGTACACAGGTGCTGGACCAACTGATAGAAGATATCTCCACAAACAATAAATGGACGCCGGCACTCGCACAAACCGTATTTGAGCTGCTGATCCCGAATGCTTTTAAAGAGCAGTTGAAGCGGCAGGGAAATATCAACTGGATCCTTGACCAGGATACGGCGGCTTATCCCTGGGAGCTATTACAGGATACCACTTCTCCCAGCGCAAAACCGCTATGCATCAATTCCGGTATGATCCGCCAGATGGTCACCAATAATTTCAGGAACAGGGTACAAAGCGTAGCAGCCAATAATGCGTTGGTGATAGGTGATCCCAAGCTCTTCGGTTTTCTCCCGCAATTACCGGGAGCCATTAAAGAAGGAAAGATAGTAGAGCAGATCCTGCATGATCATAACTTTGGCGTAAGCACTATCATCAACGGCAGCGCCACCGCCATCACAGAAGCACTATTCGGCAATGTGTACAAGATCATACACCTGGCCGGGCATGGTTCTTACAACCCTGAAAAGCCAGGTGAAACCGGCATGGTGATCGGCAAGGACATCTTCCTTACCTCCGGAGAGATTGCCCAGATGAGTTCTGTGCCGGAGTTTGTGTTTGTGAACTGCTGTTCCCTGGGCAGAACACAGGGCATGGATAACAGGTATTACCAGCAGCGATATAAATTTGCTGCCAATATTGGCACACAGCTGATACAGAATGGTGTAAAAGCGGTGATTGCCGCAGGATGGGCTGTAAGCGATGCCGCGGCACTGGCCTTTACGGAAGCATTCTACAAACTGATGTTTAACGGGGAAACTTTTGGTGAAGCCGTAAAGAAAGCACGGAGCAAGATCTATGAAGAGTTCAGCGATACCAATACCTGGGGAGCCTACCAATGTTATGGCGATCCGTTCTACCGCTTCAATAACAGGAGCTGGTCCGCGCAAAGCCAGCGCAGTTATATGATCTCACAGGAAGCGGAAATAGATCTTTCCAACCTCCGCAACCAGCTGGAAATGGGTACCGCAAAAGATGAAAGCTTTCTGCAGCAATTAGCTGAAATATCCGCAGCAGTAGACAGCGCCGGCATCCGTACCGCCAGGATCACGGAAAAGGAAGCGCTGATCTATGCAGACCTTTTCCGGTATGAAGATGCCAGCGAGAAATTCCAGGCATTGCTGCAGGTGGAAGACGCTTCTTTCTCTTTTTCGGTGATGGAAAAATACCTGAGCGTACGTTCTAAAATGTGTTATGAACGCCGTGCCAATTTCACTGCAGACATATTACTGCAGGAGATCGGCTACATCGACTCACAATTGACCATACTCCTGGGCCTCGGACCTACCGCAGAGCGTTACAGCCTGGTGGGCAGCAATTACAAACGAAAGGCCATGCTGCACGAAGACCCTGCAGAGAAAATAAAAGCCTGCCAGGCAGCAGCCTACTATTATCAGAAAGCCTGCGGTATAGAAGGTAATACCACACTGGCCTATGCCTATACGAACTGGATAGAGCTGGAAGCTATTGTGAATGTAGCCGCAGCAAGAACATGGGGCACAACCGTGCAGTTTAATGAAGAAAGTTATAACCTTCCTTCAACAGACATATTGCAGGACGTACTCAGGAAGCTCATCAGTACACCCGGCCGTAAATTTGATTACTGGCAGATGATCAACAATGCCAATGTACATTGCTGCAACTGGATCCTGGATGCCTGCAGGGACAAACAGTTCAGCACCCATGATGCCGTATTCAAAAGCTACAACGATGTATGGAAAAAAGCAGAGTCCAAGGGTAAAAAGATGGTGGTGATCAACCACCTTGAATTCCTCACGAATATACTCAGCAGTGCAGGCATTGCCCAGGCAGAGGAAGTAGATAAGCTGCGGGTAAGATTAGCAGAGTTAGTCTGA
- a CDS encoding outer membrane beta-barrel protein: MKKLFLIVILFLTGAPMFAQTHAGSISVKIADAAGNPLPYASVGVRKAADSSLLKGQMSDDNGKCFFEKIPAGAYYLEVSQLGFTAKKSSVFNVDATHQQIDLKTLVLATAPKNLQTVNVTGQKPFIERSEGKTILNVESSAVAAGNTAMDVLRRAPGVTVDKDDNLQLRGKQGVTVMLDGKLTYLTNEALADLLKSMPAESISQIEIITSPSAKYDAAGSSGIINIKTKKGQLTGLNGTVNASFGGGRYLFYNTGLSLNWRTKKLNVFGNINWGDRQFFNTRELHRTTGGSIPMQFRQDVFQKGEFLNRSLKAGIDYTITDKQTIGVMVNAYSNAFWRDAPSATQIANKGGQTDSTLYTGVWGNNRFKNTAYNLNYKLKLDTSGSEFTVDADYADFGNNMKTLLADSTISAHTGTVSQRSSINTTPYTDIIIKSIKADFVKVLNKTNKVEAGVKASFVDTENFMRYDSLLNGAFVPVPSQYDQFVYKEKILAGYLIYKKQLKKTDFVLGLRLEQTTADGNSISLKTRTERTYLDFFPNASIDHKFNDNNKLSLAYSKRINRPGYGQLNPFMFFLDRYTFFRGNSYLTPEYTHNTELSYMFKQKYIAALSYSRTNDIWDEWLIVDDETRITISTNRNLGTQDNYSLDLTLPFDVTKWWNSTNNLSFFYNKYKINDPDPTKNFSTEQLSCNFNTTNIFTLPNNIKIEVGAWYNAPTVYGIFKSRAQGAVNMGVQKDILQKKGNIKINIGDVFASNRFRGTAEYNNVYLNVNNRWQNRTVNVAFSYRFGNTKVEAARDRQTGTADELRRAGN; encoded by the coding sequence ATGAAAAAGCTCTTCCTGATAGTGATCCTGTTCCTTACAGGCGCTCCGATGTTCGCCCAAACTCATGCCGGAAGTATCAGCGTAAAGATCGCCGATGCCGCCGGAAACCCCTTGCCATATGCCAGTGTAGGAGTCCGCAAAGCTGCAGATAGTTCTCTCTTAAAAGGCCAGATGAGTGATGATAATGGTAAATGTTTCTTTGAAAAGATACCCGCAGGGGCTTATTACCTGGAAGTTTCCCAATTGGGTTTCACTGCAAAAAAAAGCAGTGTATTTAATGTTGATGCCACTCATCAGCAAATAGATCTCAAAACTTTAGTGCTTGCTACCGCCCCCAAGAATTTACAGACAGTTAATGTTACCGGGCAGAAACCTTTTATAGAAAGAAGTGAAGGTAAAACCATCCTCAATGTAGAAAGCAGCGCAGTAGCAGCAGGCAATACAGCCATGGATGTTCTCCGCAGGGCTCCCGGTGTAACAGTAGATAAAGATGATAACCTGCAGCTGAGGGGTAAACAGGGAGTAACGGTAATGCTGGATGGTAAACTAACTTATCTCACCAATGAAGCATTGGCAGATCTGTTGAAGAGCATGCCTGCGGAAAGTATTTCCCAGATAGAGATCATCACCAGCCCCAGTGCCAAGTATGATGCCGCAGGCTCCTCCGGGATCATTAACATTAAAACAAAAAAAGGCCAGCTGACAGGATTGAACGGTACCGTAAATGCCAGCTTCGGCGGTGGCAGGTACCTTTTCTATAATACAGGGCTTAGCCTGAACTGGAGAACAAAAAAGCTGAATGTTTTTGGTAACATCAATTGGGGAGACCGGCAGTTCTTTAATACCCGGGAATTGCATCGTACTACGGGTGGTAGCATTCCAATGCAGTTCCGGCAGGATGTTTTCCAGAAAGGAGAGTTCCTCAACCGTTCCCTGAAAGCCGGCATCGATTATACGATAACGGATAAACAAACGATCGGTGTAATGGTGAATGCTTACAGTAACGCTTTCTGGAGAGATGCGCCCAGTGCCACGCAGATCGCCAACAAAGGAGGGCAAACGGATTCCACGCTCTATACCGGCGTATGGGGAAATAACCGCTTTAAGAACACTGCTTACAACCTTAACTATAAATTGAAGCTGGATACCAGCGGGTCCGAATTTACAGTAGATGCGGACTATGCTGATTTTGGCAATAACATGAAAACGCTGCTGGCTGACAGTACCATATCCGCACATACCGGTACTGTCAGCCAGCGTAGTTCTATTAACACTACGCCCTATACGGATATCATCATCAAAAGTATCAAGGCAGATTTTGTGAAAGTGCTGAATAAGACCAATAAAGTGGAAGCAGGTGTGAAAGCCAGCTTTGTAGATACGGAGAACTTTATGCGGTATGATTCTTTACTCAATGGGGCTTTTGTACCCGTACCCTCGCAATACGATCAGTTTGTTTATAAAGAAAAGATCCTGGCCGGTTACCTTATCTACAAAAAGCAATTAAAGAAAACAGACTTTGTATTGGGGCTAAGGTTGGAGCAAACTACGGCAGATGGGAATTCTATTTCGTTAAAGACAAGAACGGAAAGGACCTACCTGGATTTCTTCCCGAATGCTTCCATCGATCATAAGTTTAATGATAACAATAAATTATCCCTGGCCTATTCCAAACGTATTAACCGCCCCGGGTATGGTCAGCTGAATCCCTTTATGTTCTTCCTGGACAGGTATACTTTCTTCCGGGGTAACTCTTACCTCACACCGGAGTATACCCATAATACAGAGTTGTCTTATATGTTCAAACAGAAGTATATCGCGGCATTAAGTTACAGCCGCACAAATGATATCTGGGATGAGTGGCTGATCGTAGATGATGAAACCAGGATAACCATCAGTACCAACAGGAACCTGGGTACACAGGATAATTATTCACTGGACCTTACACTGCCTTTTGATGTTACCAAATGGTGGAACTCTACTAACAATCTTTCTTTCTTCTACAATAAATACAAGATCAACGATCCTGATCCTACAAAGAATTTCAGTACGGAACAGCTGTCCTGTAATTTCAATACCACCAATATCTTTACGCTGCCCAACAATATTAAAATTGAAGTAGGAGCATGGTACAATGCACCTACCGTATACGGGATCTTCAAATCAAGGGCACAGGGAGCTGTGAACATGGGCGTGCAGAAGGATATCCTGCAAAAGAAAGGCAACATTAAAATAAATATAGGAGATGTGTTTGCTTCCAACCGTTTCAGGGGAACCGCTGAATATAACAACGTATACCTGAACGTGAATAACCGCTGGCAGAACAGAACAGTAAACGTTGCTTTCAGTTACCGTTTTGGTAACACAAAAGTGGAAGCTGCCAGGGACCGGCAAACAGGTACCGCAGATGAACTGCGGCGGGCAGGAAATTAA
- a CDS encoding acetyl-CoA C-acetyltransferase: MNGKADKLYQPFSVILSMLNNLQSRKVAIVGYNRIPFARQNTFYADASNKDMMTAALNGLIARYKLEGQLLGEVAGGAVIRHSWEINLMRECTLNTSLHPGTPACDIQQACDTGIEAAIYIANKISLGQIEAGIAGGVDSSSDVPLVLGEKLRKILLAARRAKTTGDRLKQFLKIRFKDLTPVAPMNREAPTGLSMGEHTEITAKYYQIAREDQDAFALESHRKMAEAYGRGFFEDMITPYKGLQRDNNLRTDSSMEKLAKLKPAFDKVNGSLTAGNSSPLTDGASCVLLASEEWAAQYGLPVLAYITFAEVAALEYQQNRHNLLLAPIYASTRMLQKANMQLQDFDFYEIHEAFTAQVLATLKIWESPELTAQFGLNKNLGAIDRSKLNVTGSSIPAGHPFAATGGRILATMAKLLHQKGSGKGFISICAAGGLGITAILEK, encoded by the coding sequence ATGAACGGAAAGGCTGATAAACTTTATCAGCCTTTTTCCGTTATTTTAAGTATGCTGAATAATCTTCAATCCCGGAAAGTAGCTATTGTAGGATATAACCGTATCCCCTTTGCCCGCCAGAATACCTTCTATGCGGATGCCAGTAATAAAGACATGATGACCGCCGCCCTGAATGGTCTCATTGCCCGTTATAAACTGGAAGGGCAACTGCTTGGTGAAGTAGCAGGAGGCGCCGTGATCAGGCATAGCTGGGAAATTAACCTGATGCGGGAATGCACACTCAACACTTCACTGCATCCCGGCACACCAGCCTGTGATATTCAGCAGGCCTGCGATACCGGTATTGAAGCCGCCATTTACATCGCAAATAAAATATCATTGGGCCAGATAGAAGCGGGCATAGCAGGAGGCGTGGATTCTTCCAGTGATGTGCCTCTTGTACTGGGAGAAAAATTACGCAAGATCTTACTGGCCGCCCGCAGGGCCAAAACCACGGGAGACAGGCTGAAACAATTCCTGAAGATCAGGTTCAAAGACCTCACTCCCGTAGCACCCATGAACCGCGAAGCGCCAACAGGCCTGTCCATGGGAGAGCATACAGAGATCACCGCCAAATATTACCAGATCGCCCGCGAAGACCAGGATGCATTTGCATTGGAAAGTCACCGCAAAATGGCGGAAGCTTACGGACGTGGTTTCTTTGAAGACATGATCACCCCCTATAAAGGATTACAAAGAGATAATAACCTGCGTACAGATTCCAGCATGGAAAAGCTCGCTAAACTGAAACCCGCTTTTGATAAAGTGAACGGTTCCCTCACAGCAGGCAACTCCTCGCCTTTAACAGACGGCGCTTCCTGTGTGCTGCTGGCCAGTGAGGAATGGGCCGCGCAGTATGGGCTGCCCGTTCTTGCTTATATTACTTTCGCCGAAGTGGCTGCCCTTGAATATCAGCAGAACAGGCATAACCTTTTGCTCGCACCCATTTATGCCTCCACCCGCATGCTGCAGAAAGCGAACATGCAATTGCAGGACTTTGATTTTTACGAGATCCACGAAGCCTTTACCGCCCAGGTATTAGCTACCCTCAAGATCTGGGAGAGCCCCGAACTAACAGCACAGTTCGGGCTGAACAAGAACCTCGGTGCTATAGACCGCAGCAAGCTCAACGTTACAGGCAGCAGTATTCCCGCAGGCCATCCCTTTGCCGCCACTGGTGGCCGTATCCTTGCCACCATGGCTAAACTGCTGCATCAGAAAGGAAGCGGTAAAGGATTTATTTCCATCTGCGCCGCAGGCGGCCTGGGCATTACTGCTATCCTGGAGAAATAA
- a CDS encoding type IA DNA topoisomerase has protein sequence MKVCIAEKPSVAKDIAEVLGAKQRRDGFYEGNGYQVTWTFGHFCTLKEPHDYYEQWRFWRLEDLPMIPSGFGIKLIENSGVQRQFKIIEQLVQESEEVINCGDAGQEGELIQRWVLLKAKCAVPVKRLWISSLTEEAIREGFQKLKEAEQYNNLYAAGSARAIGDWLLGMNATRLFTKKFAQGKVVLSIGRVQTPTLAMIVQRQKEINAFVSEEYWELKTIYRETEFTAAIDRLKNIDKANKGLEYLKQHPFEITSFERKEGKEGNPRLFDLTALQVEANKKYAYSADDTLKHVQSLYEKKLVTYPRVDTTYLSEDLHPKIAGIMEDLTPYKALIAPILANPIPKLKSVFDDKKVTDHHAIIPTGMYPEGLHLDEKRIYDLIARRFIAAFYPECKIANTTVLGKVGQVPFKATGKQILEPGWKEVYANDVTEKKEGEEEEEKILPVFVAGESGPHQPKVHKGKTTPPKPYTEATLLRAMETAGKQVEDEEMRELLKDNGIGRPSTRANIIETLFRRKYIEKKKKNIFATQTGMDLIDTIQSELLKSPELTGTWERKLRLIEKGEYAMETFKQELIEMVTDLTREVKTSSYKVITIAPDAPPPPEPKPKAAVVIEELKCPKCKTHTVKKGNTAYGCSNYSVCGFKLPFEVLGKKLTDKQITDLLNKGKTGKIKGLKVPGSDTEKEARLVFNADFNLGME, from the coding sequence ATGAAAGTTTGCATTGCCGAAAAACCAAGTGTGGCAAAAGACATAGCGGAAGTGCTGGGAGCGAAACAGCGCAGGGATGGCTTCTATGAAGGCAATGGATACCAGGTCACCTGGACCTTCGGACACTTCTGCACCCTCAAAGAGCCACACGACTACTATGAACAATGGCGTTTCTGGCGCCTGGAGGACCTTCCCATGATCCCCTCCGGCTTTGGCATCAAACTGATTGAAAACAGTGGCGTACAAAGGCAATTCAAGATCATAGAGCAATTAGTACAGGAAAGCGAAGAAGTGATCAACTGCGGGGATGCCGGCCAGGAGGGAGAACTCATACAACGCTGGGTATTGCTGAAGGCAAAATGCGCCGTACCCGTTAAAAGGCTCTGGATCTCCTCCCTTACGGAAGAAGCCATACGGGAAGGTTTTCAGAAATTAAAAGAAGCCGAACAATACAATAACTTATATGCTGCAGGCAGCGCCCGTGCTATAGGAGACTGGCTGCTGGGCATGAACGCCACCCGCCTTTTCACCAAAAAGTTTGCACAAGGGAAGGTAGTACTGTCAATCGGCAGGGTACAAACACCTACCCTCGCTATGATCGTACAGCGGCAAAAAGAGATCAATGCCTTTGTATCTGAAGAATACTGGGAACTAAAGACCATTTACCGCGAAACGGAATTCACGGCAGCTATTGACCGTCTCAAAAATATAGACAAGGCTAACAAAGGGCTCGAGTACCTGAAACAACATCCCTTTGAGATCACCTCCTTTGAACGGAAGGAAGGAAAAGAAGGGAATCCCCGTTTATTTGACCTTACCGCCCTGCAGGTAGAAGCCAATAAGAAGTATGCTTACTCTGCGGACGATACACTCAAACACGTGCAAAGTCTCTATGAAAAGAAACTGGTCACCTACCCAAGGGTAGATACCACTTACCTTTCTGAAGACCTGCATCCAAAGATTGCCGGCATTATGGAAGACCTCACGCCCTACAAAGCGCTGATCGCTCCCATCCTGGCTAATCCCATTCCCAAGCTCAAATCTGTATTCGACGATAAGAAAGTAACCGATCACCATGCCATTATTCCCACCGGCATGTATCCTGAAGGTCTTCACCTGGATGAAAAACGGATCTACGACCTCATAGCCCGCCGTTTTATTGCGGCATTCTACCCGGAGTGTAAGATCGCCAATACAACGGTGTTGGGGAAAGTAGGCCAGGTGCCCTTTAAAGCAACCGGTAAACAGATCCTTGAACCAGGCTGGAAAGAAGTATATGCCAATGATGTAACAGAAAAGAAAGAAGGAGAAGAAGAGGAAGAAAAGATCCTGCCTGTTTTTGTAGCCGGCGAAAGCGGGCCACATCAGCCTAAAGTACATAAAGGGAAAACCACGCCTCCCAAACCTTATACGGAAGCTACCTTATTACGTGCCATGGAAACAGCGGGCAAACAGGTAGAAGATGAAGAAATGCGCGAGCTGCTGAAGGATAATGGTATCGGCCGGCCTTCTACCCGCGCCAATATCATTGAAACACTCTTCAGAAGGAAATATATAGAGAAGAAGAAAAAGAACATCTTCGCTACTCAGACCGGCATGGACCTTATTGATACCATTCAATCGGAACTCCTGAAAAGCCCGGAACTAACGGGTACCTGGGAACGCAAATTACGCCTGATAGAAAAAGGGGAATATGCAATGGAAACCTTCAAGCAGGAGCTGATAGAGATGGTAACAGACCTCACACGGGAAGTAAAAACGAGTTCCTACAAAGTGATCACCATAGCCCCTGATGCTCCTCCCCCGCCGGAACCAAAACCCAAAGCAGCGGTGGTGATAGAAGAGTTGAAATGCCCAAAATGCAAAACACATACCGTGAAGAAAGGGAATACTGCTTACGGCTGCAGCAACTACAGCGTTTGCGGATTCAAGTTACCCTTTGAAGTATTGGGCAAAAAGCTCACAGACAAACAGATCACAGACCTGCTCAACAAAGGAAAGACCGGTAAGATCAAAGGCCTGAAAGTACCCGGCAGCGATACGGAGAAAGAAGCCAGGCTGGTGTTCAACGCAGACTTTAACCTCGGGATGGAATAA
- a CDS encoding acyl-CoA dehydrogenase family protein, with amino-acid sequence MAGTFSKIKNAYNLFKAIDFDKLGKLSQKVDLQKVMDGFSRLDDNQLKGLMHMLDGGGGKKKELPPINGDFYELHLRLNEEDRAIQLKVREFMEREIQPIVNNFWLHDDFPFEVIPKFADLGLCGVTYQGYDCPGKSFLMEGVIAMEMGRVDASIATFFGVHSGLAMGSIYICGSEEQKQEWLPKMHKMQAVGAFGLTEPEVGSGAAGGLTTTAKRTADGWVLNGQKKWIGNATFADVTVIWARDVDDNQVKGFLVRKGTPGFVAEKIKGKMALRIVQNALITMKDCVVEEKDRLQNANSFKDTAKVLQMTRAGVAWMAVGCARGAYENALDYTRKRKQFGKPIASFQLIQNHLVEMLSNLTAMQSLVFRLSELQDQGMLKDEHASLAKVFCSLRTRDIVSKAREVMGGNGILLDHNVARFVADAEAIYSYEGTKEINSLIVGRAITGFSAFV; translated from the coding sequence ATGGCTGGTACATTCTCCAAAATTAAGAATGCTTATAATCTGTTCAAGGCAATTGATTTCGATAAGCTGGGAAAGTTATCGCAGAAAGTAGACCTGCAAAAGGTAATGGACGGTTTTTCCAGGCTGGATGATAATCAATTGAAGGGCCTGATGCATATGTTAGATGGTGGTGGTGGAAAGAAGAAAGAGCTGCCGCCGATCAATGGTGATTTTTATGAATTGCATCTGCGCCTGAACGAAGAAGACCGTGCCATACAGCTTAAGGTGCGGGAATTCATGGAACGCGAAATACAACCCATCGTCAATAACTTCTGGCTGCATGATGATTTCCCTTTTGAAGTGATCCCCAAGTTTGCGGACCTGGGTTTATGCGGAGTAACATACCAGGGCTATGATTGCCCTGGCAAGTCTTTCCTGATGGAAGGGGTGATTGCCATGGAAATGGGGCGGGTGGATGCTTCCATTGCCACTTTCTTCGGCGTGCATAGCGGGCTTGCCATGGGTTCTATTTATATCTGCGGATCAGAGGAACAGAAACAGGAATGGCTGCCTAAGATGCATAAGATGCAAGCCGTTGGTGCATTTGGCCTCACAGAGCCGGAAGTTGGTTCCGGTGCGGCGGGAGGACTTACCACCACTGCTAAAAGAACAGCAGATGGCTGGGTGCTCAACGGGCAAAAGAAATGGATCGGTAATGCCACGTTTGCGGATGTAACAGTGATATGGGCCAGGGACGTTGATGATAACCAGGTGAAAGGATTCCTCGTGAGAAAAGGCACGCCGGGTTTTGTGGCCGAAAAGATCAAAGGAAAGATGGCGCTGCGGATTGTGCAGAATGCTCTCATTACTATGAAGGATTGTGTAGTGGAGGAGAAAGACCGCCTGCAAAATGCCAATTCTTTCAAAGACACCGCAAAGGTTCTGCAGATGACCCGTGCCGGGGTGGCCTGGATGGCAGTTGGCTGTGCACGCGGCGCTTATGAAAATGCACTGGATTATACACGTAAACGTAAACAGTTTGGTAAACCTATCGCTTCTTTTCAACTGATCCAGAACCACCTCGTGGAAATGTTGTCCAATTTAACAGCCATGCAATCCCTGGTGTTCCGCTTATCTGAATTGCAGGACCAGGGTATGTTGAAAGATGAGCATGCGTCCCTGGCAAAAGTGTTCTGTTCGTTGCGCACGCGGGACATTGTGAGTAAGGCAAGGGAAGTGATGGGCGGCAACGGCATCCTGCTGGACCATAATGTGGCCCGTTTTGTGGCAGATGCAGAAGCAATCTATTCCTATGAAGGCACCAAGGAAATTAATTCCCTGATCGTAGGCCGTGCTATTACCGGCTTTAGTGCTTTTGTATAA